The sequence TTGGGTAGCTGCCATGGCCGCCTCGACCGCAGGAAACCCTCATGAACTGGGCCCAGTGCCTCACTTGAAGATAGGCAACGTCACCACTCAGGACGGCGTCGAACTACAGTATATCCAGGCAGGCCCGCCTTCTGGCCAACAGCTGCTCTTTATCCCTGGGTGGAGGCAGACTGCTGCACAATGGAACAAACAGATTGAATActtctcttcagctggcTATCGCGTAACAACCTACGATATGCGCGGCCACGGCGACTCTGCCAAGCCAGGCTTTGGATATCGTCTCAGTCGCTTTGGCGCAGATCTCAACGATGTTATCAACTCTCTGAGCCTCTGCGGCGTCAGTGTCGTCGCGCACTCTATGGGCTCGTCCGTTACTTGGGCCTTCTGGGACCAGTATCCTGCTCAGCGCAGGCGAGTTTCCCGCTTTGTTATCGACGATCAATCTTCAGTGTTGGTGCAGGATCCTACTTGGACGTAGGCGCAAAGGAATACCTGGTCAGCAGCCTTATTCTCGCCTGCGCAAGTGTATAAATTCTCGGCAAATCTTACAAATGAATTGGTACCTTTCATAAAGAGCATGTTTACATCCTCCATTTCCCAGTCCGATTTGGACTGGATGATCAAGCAGAATAGGAAGATGAGCGACGCGCATGCCGCCACCCTCTTGATCAACCACGCCTTTATGGATTGGCGAGACGTCCTACCGAGGATTGATATTCCTGCGTTGGTTCTTGCAGGTGACGCAAGTCTCAACAACGCGACAGGCATCACGTGGGCTGCGTCGCAGATCCCGGGGGCTCAGAAGTATATCTTTACCAAGGGCGAAAAGGGAAGTCATTTTGCGTTCTGGGAGAATCCAGAACTGTTTAATCAGGTCGTGGAGAGGTTTGTAACGTCCTGATCTTGACTGTGGTCAAACGATACTCGTAGCTAGGGGGTGGCAACCACTAGAATGGCATTTTCAC is a genomic window of Fusarium fujikuroi IMI 58289 draft genome, chromosome FFUJ_chr12 containing:
- a CDS encoding related to non-heme chloroperoxidase; this translates as MKIFLLTSLWVAAMAASTAGNPHELGPVPHLKIGNVTTQDGVELQYIQAGPPSGQQLLFIPGWRQTAAQWNKQIEYFSSAGYRVTTYDMRGHGDSAKPGFGYRLSRFGADLNDVINSLSLCGVSVVAHSMGSSVTWAFWDHVGAGSYLDVGAKEYLVSSLILACASSMFTSSISQSDLDWMIKQNRKMSDAHAATLLINHAFMDWRDVLPRIDIPALVLAGDASLNNATGITWAASQIPGAQKYIFTKGEKGSHFAFWENPELFNQVVERFVTS